The Tripterygium wilfordii isolate XIE 37 chromosome 4, ASM1340144v1, whole genome shotgun sequence genome has a window encoding:
- the LOC119996491 gene encoding nifU-like protein 3, chloroplastic isoform X2: MGAFSTQTTAILKHPSLSPSERASASHVCLFKNCIPGCCGFSAMNQSFFRGQFHTRHFLRYNWNRGRRKQLGFVVSPNCVLPLTEENVEKVLDEVRPGLMADGGNVALHEIDGLIVVLKLQGACGSCPSSTMTLKMGIETRLRDKIPEIMEVEQILDTETGLELNEENVENVLDEIRPYLTGTGGGALDLVQIDDYIVKVRLSGPAAGVMTVRVALTQKLREKIPAIAAVQLID, from the exons ATGGGTGCATTCTCAACCCAAACAACAGCAATATTGAAGCACCCATCTCTCTCTCCATCTGAGAGGGCCTCTGCTTCTCATGTCTGCCTCTTCAAG AATTGTATTCCAGGGTGTTGTGGGTTTTCTGCAATGAATCAATCTTTTTTCAGAGGGCAATTTCATACCAGACACTTTCTCCGGTATAACTGGAACCGCGGAAGGAGAAAACAATTAG GGTTTGTAGTTTCACCAAACTGTGTCCTTCCTTTAACGGAAGAGAATGTGGAGAAGGTATTGGATGAGGTGCGGCCAGGCTTGATGGCCGATGGAGGGAATGTGGCTTTGCACGAGATAGATGGTCTTATTGTGGTCTTAAAGCTACAAGGAGCATGTGGGTCATGTCCAAGCTCAACAATGACATTGAAGATGGGGATCGAGACTCGGCTCCGAGATAAAATACCTGAAATCATGGAAGTCGAGCAGATTCTGGACACTGAGACAGGACTTGAATTGAATGAGGAAAATGTTGAAAAC GTTCTTGATGAGATTAGGCCATATCTCACTGGGACAGGAGGTGGTGCACTTGATCTTGTTCAGATAGATGATTATATTGTAAAAGTCCGGCTTAGTGGACCTGCAGCTGGTGTAATGACTGTCCGTGTTGCTTTAACACAGAAACTAAGGGAGAAGATACCTGCAATAGCTGCTGTTCAACTGATAGATTGA
- the LOC119996491 gene encoding nifU-like protein 3, chloroplastic isoform X1 has translation MGAFSTQTTAILKHPSLSPSERASASHVCLFKNCIPGCCGFSAMNQSFFRGQFHTRHFLRYNWNRGRRKQLVKGFVVSPNCVLPLTEENVEKVLDEVRPGLMADGGNVALHEIDGLIVVLKLQGACGSCPSSTMTLKMGIETRLRDKIPEIMEVEQILDTETGLELNEENVENVLDEIRPYLTGTGGGALDLVQIDDYIVKVRLSGPAAGVMTVRVALTQKLREKIPAIAAVQLID, from the exons ATGGGTGCATTCTCAACCCAAACAACAGCAATATTGAAGCACCCATCTCTCTCTCCATCTGAGAGGGCCTCTGCTTCTCATGTCTGCCTCTTCAAG AATTGTATTCCAGGGTGTTGTGGGTTTTCTGCAATGAATCAATCTTTTTTCAGAGGGCAATTTCATACCAGACACTTTCTCCGGTATAACTGGAACCGCGGAAGGAGAAAACAATTAG TTAAAGGGTTTGTAGTTTCACCAAACTGTGTCCTTCCTTTAACGGAAGAGAATGTGGAGAAGGTATTGGATGAGGTGCGGCCAGGCTTGATGGCCGATGGAGGGAATGTGGCTTTGCACGAGATAGATGGTCTTATTGTGGTCTTAAAGCTACAAGGAGCATGTGGGTCATGTCCAAGCTCAACAATGACATTGAAGATGGGGATCGAGACTCGGCTCCGAGATAAAATACCTGAAATCATGGAAGTCGAGCAGATTCTGGACACTGAGACAGGACTTGAATTGAATGAGGAAAATGTTGAAAAC GTTCTTGATGAGATTAGGCCATATCTCACTGGGACAGGAGGTGGTGCACTTGATCTTGTTCAGATAGATGATTATATTGTAAAAGTCCGGCTTAGTGGACCTGCAGCTGGTGTAATGACTGTCCGTGTTGCTTTAACACAGAAACTAAGGGAGAAGATACCTGCAATAGCTGCTGTTCAACTGATAGATTGA